The Bacillus sp. Y1 genome has a window encoding:
- a CDS encoding M14 family zinc carboxypeptidase, producing MNVQSVVENVPDYKDFLTVDEMDESCRKLAREFPDIVTVFEAGISRKGHPILCMKIGDGPKNALCFACPHPNEPIGAMTLEYFSRALAENDELREGLGFTWYMIKCIDPDGVRLNENWFKGPFTVYNYTKNYYRPIGYEQVEWTFPIDYKELHFHNPLPETKTLMKLIEEIRPEFMYSLHNAGFGGAYWYITHDFPELYEGLRNSSIKQGIPLNLGEPEEPFITKFSPAIFKNMTIGEAYDFIEKYSGEKPNIKNGTSSSDYAGSVTDCVTLLTELPYFFDSRIEDMSESDMTRKEAILKSVEVSQTHFSSLDQLLQNIRPYIQKENPFVKLVEEVIQYVREGSEAKIKWAKSNPEFEKSAKMAEVFDNLYAAKFYNGLYLGLTVRTCEHEIERLQLLGKRDEEALCKLKEAHAKGEKLLEEYCNVLENELDYTFIPIQKLVRIQVESGLIVANYIRENR from the coding sequence ATGAATGTTCAATCTGTCGTTGAAAATGTGCCTGATTACAAAGATTTTCTGACTGTGGATGAAATGGATGAGAGCTGTAGAAAGCTTGCTCGTGAATTTCCCGACATTGTTACCGTTTTTGAAGCAGGGATATCACGAAAGGGGCATCCCATTTTATGTATGAAAATTGGCGATGGACCAAAGAATGCGTTGTGCTTTGCTTGTCCACACCCGAATGAACCGATTGGAGCAATGACACTAGAGTATTTTTCTCGTGCGTTAGCCGAGAATGATGAATTACGAGAAGGGTTAGGGTTTACGTGGTACATGATTAAGTGTATTGATCCTGATGGTGTGCGTCTAAATGAAAATTGGTTTAAAGGACCATTTACAGTATATAACTATACGAAAAATTATTACCGTCCGATTGGGTATGAACAGGTGGAATGGACCTTTCCAATTGACTATAAAGAACTGCATTTTCACAACCCGCTTCCTGAAACGAAAACATTAATGAAATTAATAGAAGAAATTAGGCCAGAGTTTATGTACTCGTTACATAATGCTGGCTTTGGGGGCGCTTATTGGTATATCACACATGACTTTCCAGAGCTGTATGAAGGTTTAAGGAATTCAAGCATAAAACAAGGCATTCCCTTAAATTTAGGTGAGCCGGAGGAACCTTTCATAACGAAGTTTTCACCAGCGATTTTTAAAAATATGACCATTGGTGAGGCTTATGATTTCATAGAGAAATATAGTGGGGAGAAGCCGAATATTAAAAATGGTACGTCAAGTTCAGACTATGCGGGAAGCGTAACCGATTGTGTCACACTTCTGACGGAGCTTCCTTATTTCTTTGATTCTCGTATTGAAGATATGAGTGAGAGTGACATGACACGAAAAGAAGCAATCTTAAAGAGTGTGGAAGTATCTCAAACTCATTTTTCTAGCTTAGACCAACTATTGCAGAATATTCGCCCCTATATACAAAAGGAAAATCCTTTTGTAAAGCTTGTGGAGGAAGTCATCCAGTATGTTCGAGAAGGCAGTGAAGCCAAAATTAAATGGGCCAAAAGCAATCCGGAGTTTGAAAAATCGGCGAAAATGGCGGAGGTTTTTGATAACCTTTATGCGGCAAAATTTTATAATGGTTTGTATTTAGGTTTAACGGTCCGAACATGTGAACATGAAATAGAACGGCTGCAACTACTTGGAAAAAGGGATGAAGAAGCCCTCTGTAAGCTGAAGGAAGCGCATGCAAAGGGTGAGAAGTTATTAGAAGAATATTGTAATGTGTTAGAAAATGAACTTGATTACACATTTATTCCGATTCAAAAACTGGTGCGTATTCAAGTAGAGAGCGGATTAATAGTAGCCAATTACATCCGTGAAAACCGATAA
- a CDS encoding response regulator transcription factor: protein MNILVCDDDKSIVDAIGIYLENESYLVYKAFNGVEAIEMIENHEIHLIIMDIMMPKMDGITATMKIREENKIPLIMLSAKSEDYDKILGLNIGADDYITKPFNPLELIARVKSQLRRYTTFGSLETRSNVYQTGGLMIDDERKLITVDGEEVHLTPVQYKILKLLTANAGRVFSIEEIYEKVWNETAFSPENTVTVHIRKIREKIEINTKEPKYLKVVWGVGYKVEKI, encoded by the coding sequence ATGAACATATTGGTTTGTGATGATGACAAATCGATTGTAGATGCAATAGGAATCTATTTAGAAAATGAAAGCTATCTAGTCTATAAAGCATTTAATGGTGTAGAAGCGATAGAAATGATTGAGAATCATGAAATCCATCTGATTATCATGGATATTATGATGCCTAAGATGGATGGAATTACAGCTACGATGAAGATAAGAGAAGAAAATAAAATACCTTTGATCATGCTTTCAGCTAAATCGGAGGACTACGACAAGATATTAGGATTAAATATTGGAGCGGATGATTACATAACCAAGCCCTTCAATCCTCTAGAGTTAATCGCTAGGGTTAAATCGCAGTTAAGAAGATATACAACCTTTGGAAGCCTTGAAACAAGGAGCAATGTCTATCAAACAGGTGGTCTGATGATCGATGATGAAAGGAAATTGATCACTGTGGATGGAGAGGAAGTTCATCTAACACCTGTGCAATATAAAATATTAAAGTTGCTGACTGCTAATGCTGGAAGAGTTTTTTCCATAGAGGAGATCTATGAGAAAGTATGGAATGAAACGGCCTTTAGTCCAGAAAATACCGTAACCGTTCATATAAGAAAGATTAGAGAGAAAATCGAGATCAATACAAAAGAGCCTAAATATTTGAAGGTGGTGTGGGGAGTTGGATATAAAGTTGAAAAAATATAG
- a CDS encoding HAMP domain-containing sensor histidine kinase, which translates to MDIKLKKYSHLLITKIIMYILVIVCFTGVIKNIVVVEIENGGNFGAVFEEDYFHSLSYVQESEEIISKLSILIEEYKSEEHILKGGTISEDEMRSTEETLYSDYQAFSRSYNPEQSEEANYARFQEEYADQLTEARDELIQNDLREYHSILQRLEEFDGPLFYASDSVNVYSNSTLKEKQQFQAHPSYMIFEGYKQELYPKEVTNNEHLYRMTESIQQLNPDNQVIYVSFTEEFLDLKIKQWEEKKEIAKKSLYGLLAFLIGFIVCFSYLVLVIGRKKFKTHEVHFHVFDKLYTDFNVVVSILLSALWFSIIEDINQTNIDVVIIPLTLSFGAVGFVLFLSLVKHFKNKTIFKHSLIYTIFYKLFTFVGDVYASGSVGVKTVLLVIGYPLLVAATFFIFPVTLGIAAWFAFKKVKSFKAIKDGVERIKDGDIHHSITVDGKGEFAVLAGNINSITDGLKTAVDSELKNERLKTELITNVSHDIRTPLTSIITYVDLLKNEKDLSKIEEYVDVLDQKSKRLKILTNDLFEAAKASSGNIPVHFEQIDIVSLITQGLGEVNSKIEALDLDFKLNYPENKVYIKADGKLLWRSLENLLSNIFKYALRGSRVYIDIEDLGKEILITFKNISAYELNISADELMERFTRGDESRSSQGSGLGLSIAKSLIEIQKGRFDIQVDGDLFKSRIYMPKDNS; encoded by the coding sequence TTGGATATAAAGTTGAAAAAATATAGCCACTTACTGATAACGAAAATAATTATGTATATCTTGGTAATCGTCTGTTTTACTGGGGTTATTAAGAACATTGTGGTTGTGGAAATCGAAAATGGTGGAAATTTCGGTGCGGTATTTGAAGAGGACTATTTTCACAGCTTGTCATATGTACAGGAAAGTGAAGAGATTATTAGTAAGCTTTCCATATTAATAGAAGAATATAAGAGTGAAGAACATATTTTAAAAGGTGGAACGATTAGTGAAGACGAAATGAGGAGTACGGAAGAAACATTATACTCTGATTACCAAGCGTTCTCCAGAAGCTACAATCCTGAACAAAGTGAAGAAGCTAACTATGCAAGGTTTCAAGAGGAATATGCTGATCAACTCACCGAGGCAAGGGATGAGCTGATACAGAATGATTTAAGAGAATATCATTCCATATTACAAAGATTAGAAGAGTTTGATGGTCCGTTGTTTTATGCTAGTGATAGTGTAAATGTATACTCAAACAGCACGTTAAAGGAAAAACAACAGTTTCAAGCACATCCGTCATATATGATTTTTGAGGGATATAAACAAGAGCTGTATCCAAAAGAAGTGACGAACAATGAACATCTTTACCGGATGACAGAAAGTATTCAACAACTAAATCCAGATAATCAGGTTATATATGTATCTTTTACGGAGGAGTTTTTAGATCTTAAGATCAAACAGTGGGAAGAAAAGAAGGAAATAGCTAAAAAAAGTCTGTATGGATTACTAGCCTTTCTAATAGGATTTATCGTGTGCTTTTCCTATTTAGTACTTGTAATAGGTAGAAAAAAGTTTAAAACGCATGAGGTACACTTTCATGTATTTGATAAACTATATACTGATTTTAATGTAGTTGTATCCATTCTTCTCTCAGCACTTTGGTTTTCAATAATAGAAGACATCAATCAAACAAATATCGATGTAGTCATTATTCCATTAACACTTTCCTTTGGAGCAGTTGGATTTGTCCTCTTTCTATCATTAGTAAAGCATTTCAAAAATAAAACAATATTCAAGCATAGCCTAATCTATACGATATTTTATAAGCTTTTTACATTCGTAGGAGATGTATACGCAAGTGGAAGTGTTGGAGTAAAAACGGTATTACTTGTCATTGGGTATCCTTTATTGGTTGCGGCAACGTTTTTCATATTTCCTGTAACTTTAGGGATAGCAGCTTGGTTTGCCTTTAAGAAGGTGAAGTCATTTAAAGCAATAAAAGATGGAGTAGAAAGAATAAAGGATGGAGATATACACCATTCGATCACTGTTGATGGAAAAGGAGAGTTTGCTGTACTTGCTGGAAATATTAATAGCATTACCGATGGCCTGAAAACAGCGGTAGATAGTGAACTTAAAAATGAAAGGTTAAAAACAGAGCTCATCACCAATGTGTCTCACGATATACGAACACCTTTGACTTCTATTATTACCTATGTGGATTTATTGAAAAATGAAAAAGATTTATCAAAGATAGAAGAATATGTGGACGTACTAGATCAAAAATCGAAAAGACTAAAAATCTTAACTAATGATTTATTTGAGGCAGCAAAAGCTTCTAGCGGGAACATCCCAGTGCATTTTGAACAAATAGATATTGTATCATTAATAACCCAGGGATTAGGAGAAGTGAATTCGAAAATCGAAGCCTTGGATTTAGATTTTAAGTTGAACTATCCAGAAAATAAAGTATATATCAAAGCAGATGGAAAACTTTTATGGAGATCCCTAGAAAACTTATTATCCAATATCTTTAAATATGCACTGAGAGGATCAAGAGTGTATATAGATATTGAGGACTTAGGGAAAGAAATACTTATCACCTTCAAAAATATATCAGCATACGAGTTAAATATATCAGCAGATGAATTGATGGAACGTTTTACAAGAGGTGACGAATCCCGATCTAGTCAAGGCAGTGGCTTAGGGCTGTCGATCGCAAAAAGCTTAATTGAAATCCAAAAGGGAAGATTTGATATTCAGGTGGATGGAGATTTGTTTAAGTCAAGGATTTATATGCCTAAAGATAACTCATGA
- a CDS encoding iron-hydroxamate ABC transporter substrate-binding protein produces MKKLLVPFLLLLVLVISACGKQTEETDNSSEAPKEEETPTTITYESETGPVEVPADPQRVILLSGFTGNVLDLGVNVVGVDVWSKNNPTFAEELKDVEEVSDENLEKIIELEPDLIIGLSNIKNLDKLKEIAPTVTYTWGKVDYLTQHIEIGKLLNKEKEAQSWVDDFTKRVEAAGEEIRAKIGEDATVSVMESYGKDLYVFGENWARGTEIIYQGMKLKMPEKVKEVALESGYYALSTEVIPEYAGDYVIISKYSDADTSFQETETYKNIPAVKNNQVFEMPGEGASFSDPVTLEKQLEFIKTSFLGN; encoded by the coding sequence ATGAAAAAACTATTAGTTCCATTTTTACTATTACTTGTTCTTGTTATCAGTGCTTGCGGAAAACAAACAGAAGAAACGGATAACAGTTCAGAGGCTCCGAAAGAAGAAGAAACACCTACAACGATTACATACGAATCTGAAACAGGCCCAGTTGAAGTACCTGCTGATCCACAAAGAGTCATCCTTCTTTCTGGTTTTACTGGAAATGTATTAGATTTAGGAGTGAATGTTGTTGGTGTTGATGTATGGTCAAAAAATAATCCAACCTTCGCAGAAGAACTAAAAGATGTGGAAGAAGTATCAGATGAGAACTTAGAAAAAATCATTGAATTAGAACCCGATCTAATAATCGGACTATCCAATATCAAAAACCTTGATAAATTAAAAGAAATTGCTCCAACTGTAACATACACTTGGGGGAAAGTTGATTACTTAACGCAGCACATCGAAATTGGAAAATTATTAAATAAAGAAAAAGAAGCTCAAAGCTGGGTTGATGACTTTACCAAGCGTGTAGAAGCTGCAGGTGAAGAAATTCGCGCTAAGATTGGTGAAGACGCAACTGTATCTGTCATGGAAAGTTACGGCAAAGACCTTTATGTATTTGGTGAAAACTGGGCACGTGGCACAGAAATCATTTACCAAGGCATGAAACTAAAAATGCCTGAAAAAGTTAAAGAAGTTGCTCTTGAGTCTGGGTACTATGCCTTATCTACTGAAGTGATTCCTGAATACGCAGGCGATTATGTGATTATAAGTAAGTACTCAGATGCAGACACTTCTTTCCAAGAAACAGAAACCTACAAAAACATTCCAGCTGTAAAAAACAACCAAGTGTTTGAAATGCCTGGTGAAGGTGCATCCTTTAGTGACCCGGTTACACTTGAGAAGCAGTTAGAGTTTATTAAAACATCTTTCTTAGGTAATTAA
- a CDS encoding 7TM diverse intracellular signaling domain-containing protein — translation MKRISLMLSLLIIIICGGIINEAQASVIINQEKVGKYKIYENMEILEDKEGNLTIDEVSSTTFSNQFTENKEGIPSYGYKSSVYWMRFEIDNQLNADEYILEFPYAPHDSITLFEQTGTNKYTAYYGGDLLPFSERDRKHRHVTFELSLPEKETRTYYVKIQTEGSLQLSVLLWDEETFSEKSLIEYLLFGIYYGSALVMVVYNIFLYSSLRLRSYLWYVLLIFAVSMTQLTLNGFAYQFLWPDFPWWNNRSIVFSIAFSNLAGALFVNKFLDVRQYAKGWSRILHVLTVFNIVILVVLMMSYSLALHLVTLSTILFIPVVLTTTILCWKRGNKAARFLFFAWFIFLLTGLVSSLSDAGTLPLNTFTRHASLIGSLIEMILLSLALADRVKIIQMEKENAERAALLLNEELEERVQKRTEELQISTEKLVSMERSRRHLLSNISHDLGTPMTSIQGYVKAMLDGMIEPCDQTYLKIIHEKTIYIDRLIQDLYDLSRLEERQASFSLNKVSVQKFIQFLYQFKADVNSKNIAFQFDSQLSQEQNEWVLSMDLNRMRQVMENLISNAVKYTKENGSIKIDVIEYEEFFKKFQERKGHQEEIAVALEKKGNSHSQSLVIGVHDNGKGIDTESLPYIFDRFYRADAEQYDSYRNAGLGLAIAKEIIDYHNGMIWAESLESQGSSFYFTLPIYTGKLGENK, via the coding sequence ATGAAAAGAATATCGTTGATGCTTTCCTTACTAATTATCATCATATGCGGTGGAATTATTAACGAAGCCCAAGCTTCCGTAATCATCAACCAAGAAAAAGTAGGGAAATATAAGATCTATGAAAATATGGAAATACTTGAGGATAAGGAGGGAAATCTTACGATTGACGAAGTGTCCTCAACCACTTTTTCCAACCAGTTTACAGAAAATAAAGAAGGCATTCCTAGTTATGGTTACAAGTCTTCTGTCTATTGGATGCGCTTCGAAATAGACAATCAACTTAACGCAGATGAATACATCCTAGAATTCCCTTATGCCCCTCACGATTCCATTACTTTATTTGAACAAACGGGAACGAATAAGTATACAGCCTATTATGGCGGTGATTTACTTCCGTTCTCCGAGAGAGATCGGAAACATCGGCATGTGACATTCGAATTATCCCTACCTGAAAAGGAAACCAGAACATATTATGTCAAAATCCAAACTGAAGGTTCTTTACAGCTCTCGGTTTTATTATGGGATGAGGAAACTTTTTCGGAAAAAAGTTTAATAGAGTATCTTCTCTTCGGGATATATTATGGGTCAGCACTCGTCATGGTTGTTTATAACATCTTTTTATATTCCTCCTTACGCTTACGGAGCTATTTATGGTATGTCCTGTTAATCTTCGCAGTTAGTATGACACAATTAACGCTGAATGGATTTGCTTATCAATTCTTATGGCCGGACTTCCCATGGTGGAATAATCGCTCGATAGTTTTTTCCATTGCTTTCTCTAACTTGGCTGGAGCCTTATTTGTTAATAAATTTCTTGATGTTCGCCAGTATGCAAAGGGTTGGAGCAGAATTCTTCATGTGCTTACAGTATTCAATATAGTGATACTCGTCGTGTTAATGATGTCCTATTCTCTTGCATTACATCTTGTTACCCTTTCTACCATTCTCTTTATTCCTGTTGTTCTAACTACGACAATTCTTTGCTGGAAACGAGGGAATAAGGCTGCACGCTTTTTATTTTTCGCGTGGTTTATCTTTTTGCTGACTGGGTTAGTATCCTCCCTATCAGATGCAGGAACTTTGCCACTGAATACTTTTACAAGACATGCCTCCTTGATAGGATCACTTATCGAAATGATTCTCCTTTCATTAGCACTGGCTGATCGAGTGAAAATCATTCAAATGGAAAAAGAAAATGCAGAAAGAGCCGCGCTTTTATTAAATGAAGAGCTCGAAGAAAGGGTACAAAAAAGAACGGAAGAACTGCAAATCAGTACAGAAAAGCTGGTAAGCATGGAGAGGTCACGTCGCCATCTATTATCGAATATATCCCATGATTTAGGTACACCGATGACGTCTATTCAGGGGTATGTCAAGGCGATGTTGGACGGGATGATTGAACCTTGTGATCAAACGTATTTGAAAATCATCCATGAAAAAACCATCTATATTGATCGGTTAATACAGGATCTATATGACCTTTCCAGATTAGAAGAAAGGCAGGCAAGTTTTTCTTTGAACAAAGTATCTGTTCAGAAGTTTATTCAGTTTTTATATCAATTTAAAGCTGATGTTAATAGTAAGAACATTGCCTTTCAGTTTGATAGTCAGCTTTCACAAGAACAAAATGAATGGGTTCTCTCTATGGATTTGAATCGAATGAGGCAAGTGATGGAGAATTTAATTTCGAACGCCGTTAAGTATACAAAAGAGAATGGTTCCATTAAAATTGATGTCATTGAATATGAGGAGTTTTTTAAAAAATTCCAAGAAAGAAAGGGACATCAAGAGGAAATCGCTGTGGCCTTGGAGAAGAAAGGGAACAGTCACAGTCAGAGCTTAGTCATTGGTGTTCATGACAATGGAAAGGGAATTGATACGGAGTCACTTCCTTATATATTCGACCGTTTCTATCGAGCGGATGCTGAACAATATGATTCGTATCGGAATGCTGGACTTGGACTGGCTATTGCAAAAGAAATTATTGATTATCATAATGGAATGATTTGGGCAGAAAGCTTGGAATCACAGGGAAGTTCTTTCTATTTCACATTGCCTATCTACACTGGGAAGCTGGGGGAGAATAAATGA
- a CDS encoding response regulator transcription factor, giving the protein MRTVVIAEDEVDIQNLLKLYLEQEYRVISFANGEEALAGILEVMPDLVILDILLPGMNGFKVCERLREKQIHIPVIFLSAKREQSEKIRGLEIGADDYITKPFDPGELMARVKAHLRRSTQQTASEEENTHMITWGELHIDIEQYVVTVGGKSVHLSTKEIQLLILLASNPRRVFSTEQLYDLVWGEDQFGDLKTVSVHISTLRKKIERNPSKPDYIITVRGFGYKFLP; this is encoded by the coding sequence ATGAGGACCGTTGTTATTGCTGAAGATGAAGTAGATATACAGAATTTATTGAAGCTCTATCTTGAACAGGAGTATCGTGTGATCTCATTTGCGAATGGAGAAGAGGCACTAGCTGGTATTCTGGAAGTCATGCCAGATCTTGTGATTTTAGATATTCTCCTTCCTGGAATGAATGGATTCAAGGTTTGCGAGAGACTACGAGAGAAACAAATCCACATCCCAGTGATTTTTTTAAGTGCCAAAAGAGAACAAAGTGAAAAAATCCGTGGTCTAGAGATAGGTGCCGATGATTATATCACGAAGCCATTTGATCCAGGAGAATTAATGGCAAGAGTAAAAGCGCATTTGCGTCGTAGCACCCAGCAGACAGCGTCTGAAGAAGAGAACACACATATGATTACATGGGGAGAGTTACATATTGATATAGAACAATATGTGGTAACCGTTGGGGGGAAATCCGTCCACTTATCAACGAAGGAAATACAGCTGTTAATTTTACTCGCTTCCAATCCAAGACGAGTATTTAGTACGGAGCAGTTATATGACTTAGTTTGGGGCGAAGACCAATTTGGTGATTTAAAAACAGTGTCCGTTCATATCAGTACCTTACGAAAAAAGATTGAGCGAAATCCGTCCAAACCAGATTATATAATTACAGTAAGGGGATTTGGATATAAATTTCTTCCGTAA
- a CDS encoding anti-repressor SinI family protein produces the protein MKEIQNLDGEWIQLIKQARDMGMSLEEVRTFLQSIMDGKNVTEIVEMLSQKVSFT, from the coding sequence ATGAAAGAGATTCAGAATCTTGACGGGGAATGGATTCAACTAATCAAACAGGCTAGAGATATGGGTATGTCCCTAGAGGAAGTACGTACATTCTTACAGTCTATCATGGACGGGAAAAATGTTACTGAGATCGTGGAGATGTTAAGTCAAAAAGTTTCTTTTACATAG
- a CDS encoding S8 family peptidase, protein MKKKWIAGALTATLSATAFFGSLGVTQAQAVDKDYIVIFKSDTNLPSNYQDLVKNSGGKVTKALPKLGAVKVNSDNPNFLVDIEKSTVVLDAGVESTIYPEAPVNVEVLEDDFTATPANDLYNTYQWDIKQVTNHGASWNLEGGTGEAKDGKDIVVAVVDTGIDYTHPDIKENYAYGKSFVPGITSAMDEDGHGTHVAGSIAGNGRVLGIGPELKVAAYRVFGPTGGAYTSDIANALMTAADDNVDVVNMSLGGYDWFQNPDYATQEVVADVRLFNRAIQYAIKNGVTVVGSAGNAGVDISSPGKLSGDDQGATHRSPSSQSLIRVAAGGEEKNLTFYSNYGVGKIDVIAPGGDYGTAWLETGDTNLRDRNKLCLSTVPGGYAFYAGTSMAAPKTAGLAGVIIAKYGKDVLSPAQVKQIIQKSADDWFKPGYDGESGFGAINAVNALK, encoded by the coding sequence ATGAAGAAGAAATGGATTGCAGGTGCGTTAACAGCAACACTGAGTGCTACCGCCTTTTTTGGAAGCTTAGGGGTTACTCAAGCTCAAGCGGTGGACAAGGACTACATAGTTATCTTTAAATCTGATACAAATCTTCCATCAAACTATCAAGATCTAGTAAAAAATTCTGGTGGTAAAGTAACTAAGGCGTTACCGAAATTAGGTGCTGTTAAGGTAAACTCAGATAACCCTAACTTCCTAGTAGACATCGAAAAAAGCACAGTCGTACTAGATGCTGGTGTGGAAAGCACCATTTATCCTGAAGCCCCAGTAAATGTGGAAGTTCTTGAAGATGATTTCACGGCTACACCTGCAAATGATTTATATAACACCTATCAATGGGATATTAAGCAAGTAACAAACCATGGGGCCTCTTGGAATTTGGAAGGTGGAACTGGAGAAGCGAAGGATGGAAAGGATATAGTTGTAGCCGTTGTGGATACAGGGATTGATTATACACATCCTGATATTAAGGAAAACTATGCTTACGGAAAATCTTTTGTACCAGGTATCACGAGTGCAATGGATGAAGATGGCCATGGAACTCACGTGGCTGGATCCATTGCCGGAAATGGTAGAGTACTAGGAATCGGTCCAGAATTAAAAGTTGCTGCGTATAGAGTGTTTGGACCAACGGGAGGAGCTTACACTTCTGATATTGCCAATGCATTAATGACAGCGGCTGATGACAATGTGGATGTCGTTAACATGTCACTTGGTGGTTACGATTGGTTCCAAAACCCTGACTATGCAACACAAGAAGTTGTTGCTGATGTCCGTCTCTTCAACCGCGCTATCCAATACGCGATTAAGAATGGAGTAACGGTAGTCGGATCTGCAGGAAATGCAGGCGTTGACATCTCAAGTCCTGGGAAACTTTCTGGAGATGATCAAGGTGCAACACATCGAAGCCCAAGCAGCCAATCATTGATTCGTGTAGCTGCAGGTGGTGAAGAAAAGAATCTCACTTTCTATTCTAACTATGGTGTTGGTAAAATTGATGTTATCGCACCAGGCGGTGACTACGGTACAGCTTGGCTAGAAACAGGCGACACCAATTTAAGAGACCGCAATAAATTATGCTTATCCACGGTTCCAGGAGGATACGCCTTCTATGCAGGTACATCTATGGCTGCTCCTAAAACAGCTGGTCTTGCTGGAGTCATTATTGCCAAGTACGGGAAAGATGTTCTCTCCCCTGCTCAAGTTAAGCAAATTATTCAAAAATCTGCTGACGACTGGTTTAAACCGGGCTATGATGGAGAATCTGGATTTGGAGCAATAAATGCGGTGAATGCGTTGAAATAA
- a CDS encoding NAD-dependent epimerase/dehydratase family protein: protein MKILVTGAAGFIGSHLCERLLQNPQNEVIGIDVFLPVGTSRWIRERNLQNLLHSTRFTFVEEDIQHANWDTLLEGVDIIYHLAGVPGVRSSWGQDFTLYVTNNIIATQTLLEACLKFPIKKFIYTSTSSVYGQKDGKVTETSEPTPLSPYGVTKLSGEHLCRVFYQNDGLPVTILRLFTVYGPRQRPDMAFHKFIKRTLTNETIEIYGDGQQTRDFTFISDCVNAIASAATSDGIVGETINIGGKERASLLSCLSILEDALGQKLKCRYTGSTYGEPRHTWADITKAQKLLNYDPQITLKDGLLKEIEDIKDLYKSN, encoded by the coding sequence ATGAAAATTCTTGTCACAGGGGCTGCAGGTTTTATCGGGTCTCATCTCTGTGAGCGCTTGCTACAAAACCCACAAAATGAGGTGATAGGTATTGATGTGTTTTTACCAGTTGGTACTTCAAGATGGATTCGTGAACGAAACCTTCAAAACCTACTTCACTCTACAAGATTTACATTTGTTGAAGAAGATATACAACATGCTAATTGGGACACCTTACTTGAGGGAGTAGATATCATCTACCATCTGGCAGGTGTTCCCGGCGTAAGATCTAGCTGGGGTCAGGACTTCACATTGTATGTAACCAATAATATTATTGCAACTCAAACGTTATTGGAAGCATGCCTTAAGTTTCCGATAAAAAAATTCATTTATACCTCGACCTCTTCCGTCTACGGTCAAAAGGATGGAAAAGTAACGGAAACTTCCGAACCAACACCACTATCTCCATATGGGGTTACGAAATTGTCTGGTGAACATTTGTGTCGAGTATTTTATCAAAACGATGGGCTCCCCGTCACGATCTTACGATTGTTTACCGTCTATGGCCCGAGGCAGCGACCAGACATGGCCTTTCATAAATTTATTAAACGAACACTTACTAACGAAACAATAGAAATATACGGAGATGGACAGCAAACAAGGGATTTCACTTTTATCAGCGACTGTGTAAACGCAATTGCCTCTGCAGCTACCTCGGATGGCATTGTAGGAGAAACGATCAATATCGGCGGAAAAGAAAGGGCCTCCCTTTTAAGTTGCTTATCCATCTTAGAAGACGCTCTTGGCCAAAAACTTAAGTGTAGATATACAGGATCTACTTATGGAGAACCACGTCATACATGGGCTGATATTACAAAAGCTCAAAAACTATTAAATTACGATCCACAAATTACTTTAAAAGATGGCCTATTGAAGGAAATTGAGGATATAAAGGATTTGTATAAGAGTAATTAA